In Melospiza melodia melodia isolate bMelMel2 chromosome 11, bMelMel2.pri, whole genome shotgun sequence, the following proteins share a genomic window:
- the PKN2 gene encoding serine/threonine-protein kinase N2 produces the protein MASNAAEREILFTELQGDAKGLVTSENVSTGQKLDFSDTMVQQKLDEIKDQIKREIRKELKIKEGAENLRKVTTDKKNLAYVDNILKKSNKKLEDLHHKLQELNAHIVVTDLEDVADCPSTPDTPNSDPRFSTNNRLMALKKQLDIELKVKQGAENMIQMYSNGSSKDRKLLATAQQMLQDSKTKIEVIRMQILQAVQTNELAFDNAKPVISPLELRMEELRHHFRIEYAVAEGAKNVMKLLGSGKVTDRKALSEAQARFNESSQKLDLLKYSLEQRLNELPKNHPKSSIIIEELSLVSSPTLSPRQSVISTQNQYSTLSKPAALTGTLEVRLMGCQDILENVPGRSKATSITLPGWSPNEARSSFISRPSKSKSGSGRNLLKTDDLSNEVCAVLKLDNTVVGQTSWKPISNQSWDQKFTLELDRSRELEISVYWRDWRSLCAVKFLRLEDFLDNQRHGMCLYLEPQGTLFAEVTFFNPVIERRPKLQRQKKIFSKQQGKTFLRAPQMNINIATWGRLVRRAIPTVNHSGTFSPQAAVPATGQVVDAQLAELTLPAGDSPVAKLDFELEPEPPPAPPRASSLAEICESSSEIKAPDVPSQDEVATFDFENGRNSIVPKHQPEIICQSDVPDSDMKYTNTRESEDRRSQQRFQFSLKDFRCCAVLGRGHFGKVLLAEYKNTNEMFAIKALKKGDIVARDEVDSLMCEKRIFETVNSVRHPFLVNLFACFQTKDHVCFVMEYAAGGDLMMHIHTDVFSEPRAVFYAACVVLGLQYLHEHKIVYRDLKLDNLLLDTEGFVKIADFGLCKEGMGFGDRTSTFCGTPEFLAPEVLTETSYTRAVDWWGLGVLIYEMLVGESPFPGDDEEEVFDSIVNDEVRYPRFLSTEAISIMRRLLRRNPERRLGAGEKDAEDVKKHHFFRQIDWHALLAKKVKPPFVPTIRGREDVSNFDDEFTSEAPILTPPREPRILSEEEQEMFRDFDYIADWC, from the exons GGGGATGCCAAAGGCCTTGTAACCTCTGAGAATGTGAGCACTGGCCAGAAGTTGGACTTCTCAGATACAATGGTACAGCAGAAGCTGGATGAAATAAAGGACCAAATCAAGCGAGAAATAAGAAAGGAACTTAAAATCAAGGAGGGAGCAGAGAACCTCAGGAAGGTCACAACGGATAAAAAGAACTTGGCATATGTGGACAACATTTTGAAAAAATCGAATAAGAAGTTAGAAGACTTGCATCATAAGTTACAGGAGCTAAATGCACACATTGTTGTAACAGATCTCGAAGATGTTGCAG ATTGTCCTAGCACTCCTGATACTCCAAATAGTGATCCTCGGTTTTCTACGAACAACAGATTGATGGCCTTAAAGAAGCAGTTGGATATAGAACTGAAGGTAAAACAGGGAGCAGAAAATATGATACAGATGTACTCAAATGGCTCTTCAAAG GATCGAAAACTTCTTGCCACAGCTCAGCAGATGCTTCAGGACAGCAAGACAAAAATAGAAGTTATAAGGATGCAGATTCTTCAGGCAGTCCAGACCAATGAATTGGCTTTTGATAATG CAAAACCTGTGATAAGCCCTCTTGAACTCCGAATGGAAGAATTACGGCATCATTTTAGGATAGAGTACGCTGTAGCAGAAGGTGCAAAAAATGTGATGAAATTACTTGGATCTGGGAAAGTTACCGACAGAAAGGCACTTTCAGAA gcaCAAGCAAGATTTAATGAATCAAGCCAGAAGCTGGACCTCTTGAAGTATTCACTGGAACAGAGATTGAATGAACTTCCTAAAAACCATCCCAAAAGCAGTATTATTATAGAAGAGCTTTCATTAGTGTCTTCACCCACATTAAGTCCTCGTCAGAGTGTAATATCTACTCAAAACCAGTACAGTACACTGTCCAAACCAGCAGCTTTAACAG GTACCCTGGAAGTGAGGCTCATGGGCTGCCAAGATATATTGGAAAATGTCCCTGGTCGATCAAAAGCCACATCAATTACATTACCTGGTTGGAGTCCAAATGAAGCCAGATCGTCTTTCATAAGCAGACCCAGTAAAAGTAAAAGTGGGAGTGGTAGAAACCTTCTGAAAACTGATGACTTGTCCA ATGAAGTCTGTGCTGTACTGAAGCTGGATAACACCGTAGTTGGTCAAACTAGCTGGAAACCGATTTCCAATCAGTCATGGGATCAGAAATTTACACTGGAACTAGACAGG TCACGTGAATTAGAAATCTCAGTTTATTGGCGTGACTGGAGATCTTTGTGTGCAGTAAAGTTTCTGAGGTTGGAAGATTTCCTGGATAACCAACGGCATGGCATGTGTCTCTATCTCGAACCCCAGGGCACTCTGTTTGCAGAG GTTACATTTTTTAATCCGGTTATTGAAAGAAGACCAAAACTCCAGAGGCAGAAGAAAATTTTTTCGAAACAACAAG GCAAAACATTTCTCCGAGCTCCTCAGATGAATATTAATATTGCCACTTGGGGAAGGCTGGTGAGAAGAGCTATTCCTACAGTGAATCACTCTGGCACCTTCAGCCCCCAAGCAGCAGTGCCTGCCACAGGCCAAGTGGTGGATGCCCAGCTCGCTGAACTGACCCTGCCAGCCGG TGACTCTCCTGTAGCCAAATTGGACTTTGAACTTGAGCCAGAGCCTCCACCTGCTCCACCCCGTGCATCTTCCCTTGCAGAAATTTGTGAATCTTCCTCTGAGATAAAGGCTCCTGATGTGCCTTCTCAG GATGAAGTAGCAACTTTTGATTTTGAAAATGGCAGAAATAGTATTGTTCCAAAACACCAGCCTGAAATAATCTGTCAGTCTGATGTTCCAGATTCAGACATGAAATACACCAACACCAGAGAATCTGAAGATAGAAG ATCACAACAAAGATTCCAGTTCAGTCTGAAGGATTTCAGATGCTGCGCTGTACTGGGCAGAGGACATTTTGGAAAG GTGCTGTTGGCAGAATACAAAAACACAAATGAGATGTTTGCTATTAAAGCCTTAAAGAAAGGAGATATTGTGGCTCGTGATGAAGTGGACAG CTTGATGTGTGAAAAGCGAATATTTGAAACTGTGAATAGTGTAAGACATCCCTTCTTGGTGAACCTTTTTGCTTGTTTCCAAACCAAAGATCACGTGTGCTTTGTAATGGAATATGCTGCTGGTGGGGACCTGATGATGCACATTCACACTGATGTCTTCTCTGAGCCCAGAGCAGT ATTTTATGCTGCGTGTGTGGTTCTTGGACTTCAGTATTTACATGAGCACAAAATAGTGTACAG AGACTTGAAGTTGGATAACTTATTGCTGGACACAGAAGGCTTTGTGAAAATTGCTGACTTTGGTCTTTGCAAAGAAG GAATGGGATTTGGAGACAGAACAAGCACATTCTGTGGCACACCGGAATTTCTGGCTCCAGAGGTGCTGACAGAAACCTCCTATACAAGAGCTGTAGACTGGTGGGGTCTTGGTGTTCTTATCTATGAGATGCTGGTGGGTGAG TCTCCCTTCCCTGGAGATGATGAGGAAGAGGTGTTTGACAGCATTGTAAATGATGAAGTAAGATATCCACGATTTCTGTCTACAGAAGCCATCTCAATAATGAGACGG CTGCTAAGAAGAAATCCAGAGCGGCGTCTTGGGGCTGGAGAGAAAGATGCTGAGGATGTGAAAAAGCATCACTTTTTCAGG CAAATAGATTGGCATGCTTTACTGGCCAAGAAAGTCAAGCCTCCTTTCGTCCCTACCATTAGAGGAAGAGAAGATGTCAGTAATTTTGATGATGAATTTACCTCTGAAGCACCTATCCTCACTCCACCTCGGGAACCAAGGATACTTTCAGAAGAAGAGCAGGAAATGTTCAGAGATTTTGATTACATTGCTGATTGGTGTTAA